DNA from Mycolicibacterium alvei:
TGGTGCTGTTGATGATTCCGGTGATCGTGCGGGCCACCGAGGAGATGCTGCGCATCGTCCCGATGGATCTGCGCGAAGCCAGTTATGCACTGGGCGTGCCGAAGTGGAAGACCATCGTCCGCATCGTGATCCCGACGGCCCTGTCGGGCATCGTCACCGGAATCATGCTCGCACTGGCCCGGGTGATGGGTGAGACTGCGCCGCTGCTGATCCTCGTCGGCTACGCCCAGGCGATGAACTTCGACATGTTCGGCGGGTTCATGGGTTCGCTGCCCGGCATGATGTACGACCAGATCTCGGCGGGGGCCGGTGCCAACCCGGTGCCCACCGACCGACTCTGGGGTGCGGCGCTGACCCTGATCGTGCTGATCGCCCTGCTCAATGTCGGCGCTCGCACGGTCGCCAAACTCTTTTCCCCCAAGAAGGTTTAGGAGCCATTCATGGCCAAGCGGCTGGATCTCAAGGACGTCAACATCTATTACGGCGCGTTCCATGCTGTTTCCGAGGTTTCGCTGTCGGTGCAGCCGCGCAGCGTGATGGCTTTCATCGGCCCGTCGGGTTGCGGTAAGTCGACGGTACTGCGGACGTTGAACCGCATGCACGAGGTGATCCCGGGAGCCCGTGTCGAAGGTTCGGTGTTGCTCGACGGTGAGAACATCTACGGCGCCGGGGTGGACCCGGTGGGGGTGCGTAAGACCATCGGCATGGTGTTCCAGCGCCCGAATCCGTTCCCCACCATGTCGATTCGTGACAATGTGGTGGCCGGGCTGAAGCTGCAGGGCGTGCGTAACAAGAAGGCCCTGGATGAGGTGGCCGAGCGCTCACTGCGCGGCGCCAACCTGTGGAACGAGGTCAAGGACCGTCTGGACAAGCCCGGCGGCGGGCTGTCGGGTGGTCAGCAACAGCGGTTGTGCATCGCCCGCGCGATCGCGGTGCAGCCGGACGTGCTGCTGATGGATGAGCCCTGCTCGGCGCTCGACCCCATCTCGACGCTGGCGATCGAGGACCTGATCTCCACGCTCAAGCAGGATTTCACGATCGTCATCGTCACGCACAACATGCAGCAGGCGGCCCGGGTGAGCGATCAGACCGCATTCTTCAATCTGGAGGCCACCGGTAAACCCGGCAAGCTGATCGAGATCGACGACACCGAGAAGATCTTCTCCAACCCCACCCGGAAGGCGACCGAGGACTACATCTCCGGTCGCTTCGGCTGAGTTTCCGACCCGGGGCCCGAGCCCTTACTTCGAGGAGACCGATTCGTCGTCCGGGTAGGAACCGGTGACCTGGAAGATGACCCGCCGGGCCACCTCGACGGCGTGGTCGGCGAAGCGCTCGTAGAAGCGGCTCAGCAACGTCACGTCGACGGCAGCGGTCACGCCGTGCTTCCACTCCCGGTCCATCAGCACCGAGAACAGGTGGCGATGCAGGTCATCCATCGCATCGTCTTCCTCCTGGATCCGGGCGGCCTTCTCCGGATCCTGGGTGCGCAGCACCTCACGGGCGGCGTGCCCCAGTTCAACGGCCACCCGGCCCATCTCGGCGAAGTACCCGTTCACTTCCTCGGGCAGCACGTGCTGAGGGTGGCGGCGACGCGCGATCTTGGCGACATGCAGCGCCAGCGCACCCATCCGGTCCACGTCGGCGACGATCTGAATGGAACCCACCACCGCGCGCAGATCACCGGCCACGGGCGCCTGCAGCGCGAGCAACACGAAAGCAGACTCCTCGGCCTGGATGCTCAGCGTGCTCATCTGATCGTGATCGCTGATGACCTGTTCGGCGAGGGCCAGATCGGCCTGCAGCAGCGCCTGGGTGGCGTGCTCCATTGCAGTACCCGCCAAATCGCACATCGCGCCGAGTTGGTCCGTGAGTGAATGCAGCTGCTCGTGGTATTGGGTACGCATGCTGCAAGATTAGGCGCTCGGCAGCCATGTCGTCACGATGAGACGATGAACGAACGGTGAATGCCGTCCGCCCCGGATCTCTGCGACTATTCGCAGGCGGTGTCGGCGGCGTTGGTGACGGTCAGGTCCTCGGGGAGATGCGTCGGGCTGGTGCTGGTGCCTTTCAGCACGTGCACCTGCACTTCCGACCCGCTCGGGCTCGGGGCGCCCACCGAATAGAAATCGGAGCCCAGCACCACCTGCACCACGTCGCCCATGCCCGTCACCCGCTCGATGGTCGGGTTGGTGAAGGAGCTGGCCACCGTCGCCGCCGCCTCCTCGTTGCCGGGGGAGAAGAACACCGTGGTCGCCGGGAGCGTGCTCGGGTAGTCATCGGGGGTGTTGACGTTGAAGCCGTGTTCCTGCAGTTCGGTGGCCGCGGTCGAAGCCAGTCCGCTCTGGCCCGTCGAGTTCGACACCTGCACCGTGACCTGCTGCGGTTCGGTGGTGATGGCGTTGACCATCTCACCGCTGTCGGTCGCGACCGGCGCGGGCGCCTGAACCGACGAGGGCGTCGCTGATGCTTCGGAGGGAGCGGCAGCCTGGACGGACGACGTCGCCGATTCCGGCGTGCCGGGCACCGGGGTGTTGTCCGGATTCTTCTCACCGGGCAGCGGGTCGTCGTTGATGATCGCGTCGAACAGGGAACGCATGTCGTCGGTGCGCGGGACCTCGTTGCCGTATTCGTCGGCGTAGCCCACCGTCGGCACCGTCACGAAGGTGATCCGGCCCGCGTTCACACCCTGGACCGACTGTCCGAGGTCGACGAGGTCCTTGGTCTTGATGTTGTCGACGAAGCTGTCGCTGATGAACATGTTGACCACGTTGTTCAGCTTGGTCAGTGAGAAAAAGGTGTCCCGTGAGATCAGCGTGCGCAGCAGCGAGGAGAGGAACAGCTGCTGCCGTTTGATGCGGCCGTAGTCCCCGTTGTATTCGGTGGTGATCTGGCGGGCCCGCACGTAGTTCAGCGCGGTGTGGCCATCGATCGTCTGACGACCGGCGCTGGCCAGCACGGTGCCCAACTCGTAGTCCTCGAGCGCGGTGGTGCTGCACACCTCGATCCCGCCGAGTGCGTCGACCATCTTCGAGAAGCCGGCAAAGTCGACGGCCATGAACCGGTTGATGGACAGGCCCGACAACTTCTGGATCACCTTCACCAGGCATTTCGGGCCGCCGAAGGCGAAGGCGGAGTTCAGTTTGGTCTCGGTGTAGACCTCGTCCGGCCCGTAGGTCTCGCTCTCCTCGTCGTACAGCGGACCGTAGGCCGCCGTCTCGGCGTTCCACGGCTCGCACTTCATCGGGGTGATCGACAGGTCGCGCGGGAACGACACGGCGACAACACGTTCCCGGTTGGCCGGGATGTTCACCATCATGATGGTGTCGGACCGGGCGCCGCCGGCGTCCTCGGTGTCGCCGGCGCCCATACCGCCGTTTTCGCCGAACCGGCTGTCGGTGCCGACGATCAGGAAGTTCTCATCGCCGAACTGGGAGTTGGGGTCGAGGATGTCGCGTGAATTGAGGTCGAGCGCGGCCACTTTGTTGAGGCTGTTGTTCTTCGAGCTCTGCCACTGCCAGGCGCCGCCGGTCAGCACCAGGGCGAGGACCGCGAGCATCGCTGTGGCGGCTCGTCCGGCCAGCATCACCCGACGGTTGATCGGTGGCCGCACCCTCTCGATTTCATCGGTGTCGGCGTGATCGTGCGACTCCTGCGGCACCCGGCGGGCCTGCCACGCCGGTGGTGCCGTGGGTAGGTCGTACTCGTAGACCGGCAGCGCCTGGAATACGTCGGTGTTCGCGGCCTCGAACCCGTGGTGTTCCGGCGAGTCCTCGAAAGGTACCGGGAACTCCTCGGCCTCGAGAGAATCCTGGGGTGCACCGTCCTCAGGGGCGATCCGCACCGCTTCGATCACGTCGGTCGGATCGGGTACCCGCGGCCGGACATACGCCGGCTGCGGCTCAAGCACCGCCTCGGGCTCCGGGTCGTCGGATTCCAGACGGTGGCGGGTCGGCGTGAACCCGGTCCCGGCGACCTTGGCGATCAGATCGGCGACAGTTACCCCGTCGGCGTGACTACCGGTGGGCTCATCAAGGGGTGAATGGTCGGGTGACGGTGCGTCCTGACGTTCCCACGGCGCGGCGCGTGGCAAAGGCTCGCGGGATCGGGTAATCCATTGGTTGCCCGACGAATCCTCCGGAGAGCGACGCCGACGGCCGGGAGTGGCGTGATCACCGTCACTCATGTTCGTACCGGCCTCCGACTCTTCGAGCTAGTGCATGCGCGTCGGTGCGCATCG
Protein-coding regions in this window:
- the phoU gene encoding phosphate signaling complex protein PhoU: MRTQYHEQLHSLTDQLGAMCDLAGTAMEHATQALLQADLALAEQVISDHDQMSTLSIQAEESAFVLLALQAPVAGDLRAVVGSIQIVADVDRMGALALHVAKIARRRHPQHVLPEEVNGYFAEMGRVAVELGHAAREVLRTQDPEKAARIQEEDDAMDDLHRHLFSVLMDREWKHGVTAAVDVTLLSRFYERFADHAVEVARRVIFQVTGSYPDDESVSSK
- the pstB gene encoding phosphate ABC transporter ATP-binding protein PstB; translation: MAKRLDLKDVNIYYGAFHAVSEVSLSVQPRSVMAFIGPSGCGKSTVLRTLNRMHEVIPGARVEGSVLLDGENIYGAGVDPVGVRKTIGMVFQRPNPFPTMSIRDNVVAGLKLQGVRNKKALDEVAERSLRGANLWNEVKDRLDKPGGGLSGGQQQRLCIARAIAVQPDVLLMDEPCSALDPISTLAIEDLISTLKQDFTIVIVTHNMQQAARVSDQTAFFNLEATGKPGKLIEIDDTEKIFSNPTRKATEDYISGRFG
- a CDS encoding LCP family protein; amino-acid sequence: MSDGDHATPGRRRRSPEDSSGNQWITRSREPLPRAAPWERQDAPSPDHSPLDEPTGSHADGVTVADLIAKVAGTGFTPTRHRLESDDPEPEAVLEPQPAYVRPRVPDPTDVIEAVRIAPEDGAPQDSLEAEEFPVPFEDSPEHHGFEAANTDVFQALPVYEYDLPTAPPAWQARRVPQESHDHADTDEIERVRPPINRRVMLAGRAATAMLAVLALVLTGGAWQWQSSKNNSLNKVAALDLNSRDILDPNSQFGDENFLIVGTDSRFGENGGMGAGDTEDAGGARSDTIMMVNIPANRERVVAVSFPRDLSITPMKCEPWNAETAAYGPLYDEESETYGPDEVYTETKLNSAFAFGGPKCLVKVIQKLSGLSINRFMAVDFAGFSKMVDALGGIEVCSTTALEDYELGTVLASAGRQTIDGHTALNYVRARQITTEYNGDYGRIKRQQLFLSSLLRTLISRDTFFSLTKLNNVVNMFISDSFVDNIKTKDLVDLGQSVQGVNAGRITFVTVPTVGYADEYGNEVPRTDDMRSLFDAIINDDPLPGEKNPDNTPVPGTPESATSSVQAAAPSEASATPSSVQAPAPVATDSGEMVNAITTEPQQVTVQVSNSTGQSGLASTAATELQEHGFNVNTPDDYPSTLPATTVFFSPGNEEAAATVASSFTNPTIERVTGMGDVVQVVLGSDFYSVGAPSPSGSEVQVHVLKGTSTSPTHLPEDLTVTNAADTACE